In Periplaneta americana isolate PAMFEO1 chromosome 8, P.americana_PAMFEO1_priV1, whole genome shotgun sequence, the sequence aataaaatgtgtctcagtgaagctATTTGTTAGTAATGAATGAATTTAAACGGAGATATTTTCGTAATATGTAAATGGTATTAAAGATCATGACATGATATTTTTAGACAGCTGAATCTATGTTGTAACGTATGCCTGTATTCTTTTATGTTCTTTTATGTAAACAAATGAAACATTCCTCTGTGATAAGAACTCACTCTTTGAAAGAATCCAATGTAAACCTCCGTCCAGGTTGTCTTTTATCCAAAGAATTTAATTCCTCCATCTCTTCTTCAGTCAATTCGAAGTCAAACACctaaaacagaaaattatatcAATGACAAAATAGGTACCGGAAATTGATAAGTGATTAGAGGCGGTTCGTGGTATAATTTATAGGTCGTTTCAGCCAACTTGTATCTATAAATTTTACATTCTGAAAACGGTATTTAAATCATGTTACATAGATTTAAATTCGATAGAAAGAAATAACTATAACGAAATATGGGGAAGGACTGTTATTGAAGTCATAatcaattaaaatacaaactaaaACGGTAAAGCTGTGAAATACCATTATTAAAAATACTTAGTCCTAATTGAAAtgtatattatacaaaattatcgATAATTTTCTGGCTGAAATTAGAAATTTTCAGGATGAAGTGTTCTTCTATTGAAAGCATTGGTAATACTGAAAGCCTTTCTTATCCTATGGTATTTTTCACAAATGTTTTTATCCTCTTCAATGCAAAGAAAGGTTGCACATCTAGTGCTACCACCGTTCGCAATGCACAGCTTAACAGATCCGTTTGTGAGAAAGCTAAgctagatgcgcgcgcacgaAAAATGAATGAGATTTAGTTTGTCAGCTAGATGGCAAAGGAATTGCCACACATCGATACACTGAGTGAAAACGAATTTTGCGTTGCTGTTATTCGAATTGCTGcacaattttaacaatttgtaTTGCCAAATATGCAAACGCTCTTGATACCCATTTTGTTGTTTTAACTTACGAATACATTTTCTTGCAATGCCATCTAAACAGGCGCATATCTCGTCCAATTTGTCTTCAGTAAGAATATGCCTCGTTTAGTTTTCTTTCTGTTCAGTAGCGGCCATGTTGTACGAAGTTTTGCCACTAAATCATAGACCTATTAAGTGTGGTGAAATTTGCGGTTTCTACGAAAGTATCTTTGGCATCATCTCCAATTTACATGTTTAGTAAAAGTCGTATATCAACACAAACTGTTCAGTATGTTATCAATGACGCTACTGAGCTACTGAGAGAGCACAGTTCGGCTTGCAAGTGGAAATGAGAACTTGTTTGTATGCGCTAACTGCGCAGTACCCATTTTCTCTACACTTATCTCCTCGTATGTCGGACATCAGTTAGAAATGATATGAAAATTCCTAGAGTGATACTTCCTTATCATTGCAACCATAAGTAAAATAGTAGCTTGCTGTTTCTTCCATAAATTGtgcataataatataacaataatcaaATCGATATCTCGagaaaaatgaaggaagaaatctattttattatacacaatacaaGATATAAATTCAACTAGAATTTATATTAAGCAAAAGCATTTGTTCATTATTGTGGTATTCGTTTGATGTTGGTAACAGATGTGTTGAGTCAGTCACCTGGAAGTTCTCCTTGATACGATCTGGTTTCACACTCTTGGGGATGACGACAATTTCTCTCTGCATGCAGTGCCTTAGAAGAACTTGAGCTGAAGTCTTGTTGTGCTGTTTGGCTATCTTGCATACTACGGGGTCTTTAATAAGATCCGGGAATTCACTGAAACAGCATTGTGATTTATATTAAGACATTCAAAGAGAAGTTTCTCGTATGATTGTGAATTCTTGATGTAGGGAAAACGTTCCAGTATATCACATACCGAAACTTACATATAGATTTAGAAAAATTGCAGTAGCCTATAAGATATGGTTATTGCATTTCTAATACGCAGTAACTCAGGtacatttttttccaaaattattttagataaaGACTACAAATTTGTTTATTCAAATTTCTCTTAGACATATATGTAAACAGttgaaaaaaatttaatgtatgaatatatcttaatatatattttcaattttgataAAGAAATAGCTCTAGATGGAATGTTGGTGACGAATAAAACATTATTGATAAGcaagttattaaaatatatgaagcggtgagatcaataaccattcaagtccacttctagtcattcattttttgcaaatttgaaattaaattttggatatttccacaagtattacgactttaaaagttggtatactactttgtcttgatctctaaaacaactaGAAATATTacgtgaaaaaaataataattagataagaaataaaaaaaaagtttttttttttaatttttctggaaacttgtgtaaatggactcaaatggttattgatctcaccgcttcatatACAcatctaccccattatctcctgaccgagttgtctcataagtggtgaaggatgggtggagcggaaaaaaattctctccggcaccgggactcgaacccagattttcagctctacgtgttgacgttttatccactaagtcacaccggattccagtttcgatgccggattgaatcctctcagtttaagttccaccccttagtttccctttagtgactCTTATGCACTGTAGGTGtgtgacagttgcacaatgtccaacatacaatgtgcagaggtgcactcattacgcgtgaccaagtggccggggtccgacggaatgagcgccgtcttaattcactaaataattattttaccagGACAGACGCTCAAAGAAAGaatttttgtgatttttaaaATTAGAGAATCCATAGTTTtcacgattaaaatataatttctgcaataaatttcttctttttcgctTTATGAACAGGGCGAGCAATGCTTCCCTTGCCTTCCATGTACGACCCCCACTGCTATAGATATGAAACAATAACAATACTTACGGCACTGGTTTTCCTTGATCTTTCAACCATTGATTCATTCCAGGAGATCCAATAGCAGCGTATGCACAGATTGTTATGTCGAGGGCCTTGCAGAATGCTACCAACTCCCTCTGTTGGAAATACACGTTAAGTTCCACTTGAAGGTTTGCTGGTCGGATTCGAGCCGCTTTCACTATTCTGGCAATCTGACGTGAATTGAAATTTGACAGTCCAATGGATCGGGCCCTTCCAGCATCCACTTGTGCTTCCATAGCCTGCAGGTATTAATATAAAAAGCATGGGAATTAAGTGCCGAGAGGTttgcaaaattcaaaatgattaaAGAATTGTCAAGTTTGCTTGTTACCTAAATATTGACTCATGAAATAAAGTATAACAAACTAGTTtcattatatagcctacttttgttATTCCTCTTCcattattttgaagtaataatcATTTACTAACAGTAGTTAGGCTACCtaggttttatataatatcccaagaaactagttcgattaattaaaatgtgtgtcagtgaaacttacagcagagtccgtataggctagtttctatctgcttttccaattcactgcgggctaaagcagggagatgcactatcacctttattttttaacttcgttctagaatatgtcattaggaaagttcaggaaaacagagagggtttggaattgaacgggttacatcagctgcttatttatacggatgacgtgaatatgttaggagaaaatccacaaactattagggaaaacacagaaattttacttgaagcaagtaaacagacAGATttagaaataaatcccgaaaagacaaagtatatgattatgtctcgtgaccagaacatagtacgaaatggaaatataaaagttggaaatttatccttcgaaaagatggaaaagttcaaatattttggagcaacagtaacaaatataaattacactcgggaggaaattaaatacagaataaatatgagaaatgtctgttattattcggttgagaagcttttgtcatcaagtctgctctcaaaaaatctgaaagttagaattcataaaacagttatactaatTTTGTTCtttagggttgtgaaacttggactctcactttgagagaggaacagagattaaggctgttctagaataaggtatttaggaaaatatttgaggctaaaagagatgaagttacaggagaatggagaaagttacataacgtagaactgcacacattgtattcttcacttgacataactaggaacattaaatccagacgtttgagatgggcatggcatgtagcacgtatggacgaatccagagatgcatatagagtgttagttgggaggccggagggaaaaagacctttggggaggccgagacgtagatgagaggataatattaaaatggatttgagggaggtgggatatgatgatagagaatggattaatcttgtccaGGACAGGGATAGATAAcgggcggcttatgtgagggtggcaatgaacgtccaggttccttaaaagccatttgtaagtatgtaagtaagttggACTATCTAGAGTAAAATCTCTCAAGCTTTAGTGAAGTGAATATAATGGCTTTTTTCATGGATTTTCATCTAGATATTGTCTTTCCTACAAAGGAATTCTTTg encodes:
- the LOC138704559 gene encoding 1,5-anhydro-D-fructose reductase-like isoform X2, encoding MPSQLTSVTFHNGMKMPIVGLGTWQSKPDEIATALDTALELGYRHIDTAYMYQNEAEIGKTLKKWFDSGKLKREDVFIVTKLPPKGNHAESVEKYLKRSLKALQLDYVDLYLIHIAVGFKDIGEDLWPMDENGATATDPSTDHVSLWKAMEAQVDAGRARSIGLSNFNSRQIARIVKAARIRPANLQVELNVYFQQRELVAFCKALDITICAYAAIGSPGMNQWLKDQGKPVPEFPDLIKDPVVCKIAKQHNKTSAQVLLRHCMQREIVVIPKSVKPDRIKENFQVFDFELTEEEMEELNSLDKRQPGRRFTLDSFKELLTHPEFPYHEPY